The genomic DNA CCTTCCCCGCCCAACTGCTCACCTCCATCTCATTCACTCATCGTCTTTTGCTCTGTAGCTTCTGTTACTCTGCCCCTTTACCTGGACCTGCCAGTAGGCCTTTATTCCTTCAGTAAATCACCTAAATCTATCCTGTTATCAGTCCTATCCCTCTTGTGACGGTATAACCATTTCCTACATTTGAACTAAGAACAGTAATAACATAGTGCTGCTGTGTAAAAGGTGGTTAATTCATAAAGATTCATGTGTGTTTTATCTTCTCATACTTGTTAGAGaaactctgtgaagaggatgcAGATGTTTCAGTTTTAATGAAAGGCGGCAACcagaagttaaaaaaataatatcaaactttattttagaacaactctcaacaatagttttgacAAACATCATTTCAACATTTTGTACAAGTTATCACTAAAACAGCAAACTGTGAATTTAGGAACATGatcataaaatataaacatacatgaaGCATTTCACAAGCACCTTAATAGTCTTAtgatttaaaacaacaacagggtGTCACTGTTTGTTCCAGGCTTTACGCTTTAGGCAAGACAAGGCAAATCTCTCTATTtctataatacattttaacaacagGATAAAGGGATTGAGTTTTACACCACAGTCACCACAAATGGGAAGAAACACATACAGAactgtacattttgtttttcatcagcATAAATAAGATCATTCCTCAAGGATCTTCTACAGTACATCGTGGCCGTTCTGACGCTCTCGGTTTAGAGTCGGTCCTTCTTGATCTTCTTCAGCCATCTCTTTCCAgagtcctctcctctctacacCTGCAGAAAGGAAGTGCAGTGATGAGCCAAAGCaagattgaagcatttaaagGGAAACACTTGGAATGATGTTCACACAGTATACTGtaagaaaaaattaaaaggtGCAAGAAGCCTTTAGGTATTGTTAAAGCTCagcaaaaaaaagtggaaatgcaatgtttgtttttttaataatttacctgatttattgagtttttttcGCCTTCAGATAATTGATGTGACTTTTCACCCATGGTCTATCGTTGGGGTGGGAGACGCACAGTTTCCGTCCAGCCTTTGTAATGAACCTGAAAAAAGCAGATGAAAGACAGAGAAGTGAGATTAGACTACAGACATGAACAGcagactgtttgtttttctttctattttttaaGTGAAAATAAGAGAAACCAGCTCCTGtaagtacatattttacttacaCAGTAGCGCTGATATCGCAGCCATTCCCAGCTTCCAGAATGATGTAGTTTGCAATGAGTTTGAGCGGCACGGGCTTCGTGCTGACCACCAGACAGCAGTCCTCAACAGTCTGAGCTGCAGGAAGATGGAGAAAGAAATTCATCAGGGAGAGCAGAGATGTGTCAGAAAATGTAGAATGGGAGGATAAAAATCAGCTGACAGATTCAAACTGAAAGACGTCTTACCTGCTGTAAACCCAACGCAGACGGCACCCAGCAAGAGGAGAAGTGCAATTCGAGAGGCCATGTCTCCGTTTGTTCGTAGCTCTGAGCTCAGGTCGGCTGCTTCAGTGAGTCTCTTCAGGAGAGGGAAGGTGTTGCTGTgaggaggagagctgcaggTGTATTTATACAGCTATGAGGAGAGAAAGTGAAACTGTGATCGACGCTCACTGACTGGAAATTGAGAGAAAGTTGGCGCCGGACCCACACGTGCCAGGCCAATTACCTCTTCACTActcttctctcttttgtttcttgCCAACATTTCCCGGCGTGTCTTTCCAGTTGTTTCCCTGAGGCAGAGCTTTCTCAGGACAGTTGTGTTTCTTGAGAAATACCTGCCACGCATCATACAATCCACCCATGCATTACAGTGAGATAGTAGCACAGAATCCCAGCAAACATGGGACGTCAGGAAGACGTTCAGATCATGTCTGTATAACTTTTGTACGTCTGGTGGACGTGCAAGTTTGGTTCAATATTTGAACGTCTGGTTAGGGGCCTTTTTGGACGTCTGCTGACGTACAAAGTGGGTTCAATATCTAGACATCTGACTAGGATCCCTTTTTGACGTCTGTGGACGTGCAACTCAGGTTGACATCAATACTTGAACGTTAAAAAGACGTTTAAAAAGACGTCGCAAAAACTTTCATTCTGGCTCCTCAGTGGACGTCTTTTGGACGGTCGACAGAGACGTTAAATTGATGTCTTTTGGACGTGTCTTTGCTCAGTGggatgcattgcacggctgtttacatagacaatgaatgggaagttAGGAAAGGATgaaggctgtggacatgtaccattagaCTGAGGCTGGAACGAGGGCTGGAAgacggggttaaaggaaacgctagaGCGcttgctccatgggcccaatggatgccgaagatcgccggatgatccgggtaattttatactcggaagtcaagctttttttgcttcatgcaccactgagcaactttcataggaatgaatgaggCCCCGCCTCGAGCGCtgcatccagttctctttatacatccatggtcagcatTGAAAGGAGCTGAAGTG from Sebastes fasciatus isolate fSebFas1 chromosome 6, fSebFas1.pri, whole genome shotgun sequence includes the following:
- the LOC141769913 gene encoding C-C motif chemokine 19-like, translating into MASRIALLLLLGAVCVGFTAAQTVEDCCLVVSTKPVPLKLIANYIILEAGNGCDISATVFITKAGRKLCVSHPNDRPWVKSHINYLKAKKTQ